The following are from one region of the Phycisphaeraceae bacterium genome:
- a CDS encoding transglutaminase domain-containing protein encodes MRRTRVLGVMGVVASMTMMASAQEVWWDVHSVLTLTRPKEWKFATRLGVGNFDDTSPSSDRVYTATKSFDAMSGNVFFPLAPSSSHAQVFLDHLDVKLFINDQLVDDEPRVFVNRSEGVPLPGGTFLVEMNFGEIAKVRQMTLQMTTYGRSWRTEYDEAKARTIGWPTDWPAVCKSTFEPEMFIDYGPDGPYDLTQVREKVQEWTEGNPQALAPALTAKWLAMKVAQSYRVSGRGVDGPAGPLGGLGAATTAFGAFHVEGPERALREGRGSKFDLVTLLVATYRAAGIPARVVIGYDYRRPLNRPRPGDADSLRAWVEFALYDESEADEKRRLAWIPVDIVKLQASSAWTQQFERPLKYFGTHDELDEVIPISYHFTAHWVPGFSYGSFVSVLDRRSRKFGPSLWSWNVMPAMPAIAGQFLTFQRDAPMAQFVDAMPEGVRKQQRRP; translated from the coding sequence ATGAGGCGTACAAGGGTGCTTGGTGTGATGGGCGTTGTGGCGTCGATGACGATGATGGCCAGTGCGCAGGAAGTGTGGTGGGACGTTCACAGCGTTTTGACGCTGACGAGGCCGAAGGAATGGAAGTTCGCTACGCGACTTGGCGTGGGGAACTTTGACGATACAAGCCCGAGTTCGGATCGTGTGTATACCGCGACAAAGTCGTTTGACGCGATGAGCGGGAATGTTTTTTTTCCGCTTGCGCCGTCGTCGAGTCATGCGCAGGTGTTTCTGGATCATCTGGATGTGAAGTTGTTCATCAACGATCAGTTGGTGGATGATGAGCCGCGGGTTTTTGTGAATCGATCGGAGGGGGTGCCTCTGCCTGGTGGGACGTTTCTGGTGGAGATGAACTTCGGCGAGATTGCGAAGGTGCGCCAGATGACGTTGCAGATGACGACGTATGGGCGGAGTTGGCGTACGGAGTATGACGAGGCGAAGGCGCGGACAATCGGGTGGCCGACGGACTGGCCAGCGGTGTGCAAGTCGACGTTTGAGCCGGAGATGTTTATCGATTATGGTCCTGATGGGCCTTATGACCTGACGCAGGTGCGCGAGAAGGTGCAGGAATGGACGGAGGGGAACCCGCAGGCGTTGGCGCCGGCGTTGACAGCCAAGTGGCTGGCGATGAAGGTTGCGCAGTCGTATAGGGTGAGCGGGCGTGGAGTGGATGGTCCGGCGGGGCCGCTAGGTGGGCTTGGGGCTGCGACGACGGCGTTTGGCGCGTTTCATGTGGAGGGTCCTGAGCGTGCGCTGCGTGAAGGGCGTGGGTCGAAGTTTGATCTGGTGACGCTGCTGGTTGCGACGTATCGGGCTGCGGGGATTCCGGCGCGTGTGGTGATCGGGTATGACTATCGCAGGCCTTTGAACAGGCCGAGGCCGGGCGATGCGGATTCGTTGCGGGCGTGGGTGGAGTTTGCGTTGTATGACGAATCGGAGGCAGATGAGAAGCGTCGGCTGGCGTGGATTCCGGTGGACATTGTGAAGTTGCAGGCGAGTTCGGCGTGGACGCAGCAGTTTGAGCGGCCGCTGAAGTATTTTGGGACGCATGATGAGCTTGATGAGGTGATACCGATTTCGTATCACTTCACGGCGCATTGGGTTCCGGGGTTTTCGTATGGATCGTTTGTGAGCGTGCTTGATCGCAGGTCGAGGAAGTTCGGGCCTTCGTTGTGGTCGTGGAACGTGATGCCGGCGATGCCTGCGATTGCGGGGCAGTTTCTGACGTTTCAGCGTGATGCGCCGATGGCGCAGTTTGTGGATGCGATGCCTGAGGGTGTGCGCAAGCAGCAGCGGCGGCCTTGA
- a CDS encoding sulfotransferase, with protein sequence MKSRAPTAADFETGRGLAFVLGAFRSGTTLLRKMLDSHSRVYSPAETWFLLPLLNMWEGTGESPVYKPGQAAAAIKSHLSREQFVACCRAFAGRFYAANMPDGALVFVDKTPPYLPMAGALRVLFPEAKFVVLARDPRGILWSRHTWRHAEGAMLESQIGGVAGDVRRLGGFVREQGCCVVRYEELCTSAEDELRRVCAHLGLEFEPGMVAYGGREHHEGYGDENTRRFGRPHEGSVRRWEIPEAVEAELMKMCGEESLESLGYGGTVKV encoded by the coding sequence ATGAAATCGAGAGCTCCGACGGCTGCGGATTTTGAGACTGGGCGTGGGCTTGCGTTTGTGCTCGGTGCGTTTCGGAGCGGGACGACGCTGCTGCGGAAGATGCTTGATTCGCATTCGCGGGTGTACAGCCCGGCGGAGACGTGGTTTCTGCTGCCTCTGCTGAACATGTGGGAGGGGACTGGGGAGAGCCCGGTGTACAAGCCTGGGCAGGCGGCGGCGGCGATCAAGAGCCATTTGTCGCGGGAGCAGTTTGTTGCGTGCTGCCGTGCGTTTGCGGGGCGGTTTTATGCGGCGAACATGCCTGATGGGGCGTTGGTGTTTGTGGACAAGACTCCGCCATACCTGCCGATGGCTGGGGCGCTGCGGGTTTTGTTTCCGGAGGCGAAGTTTGTGGTGCTGGCGCGCGACCCTCGCGGGATTCTGTGGTCGCGGCATACATGGAGGCACGCAGAGGGCGCGATGCTTGAATCGCAGATCGGTGGTGTGGCGGGCGATGTGCGGCGGCTGGGGGGATTCGTGCGTGAGCAGGGCTGCTGCGTGGTGCGATATGAAGAGTTATGCACGAGCGCGGAGGACGAATTGCGGCGAGTGTGTGCGCACCTTGGGCTGGAGTTTGAGCCGGGGATGGTGGCGTATGGCGGGCGCGAGCACCACGAGGGGTATGGAGATGAGAACACGCGGAGGTTCGGACGGCCTCATGAAGGGTCGGTGCGCCGATGGGAGATACCTGAGGCGGTGGAAGCGGAGTTGATGAAGATGTGCGGGGAAGAGTCGCTGGAGTCGCTGGGGTATGGAGGCACGGTGAAGGTGTGA
- a CDS encoding class II fumarate hydratase — MGEMPVPADVLYGASTQRAVLNFPISGRPVPPQLIQAYAILKSACAHANEKLGKLDPDRTNAIAQACNQIHNALPDHGGLAMHFPIDIFQTGSGTSTNMNLNEVIANLVCIARNKPIGSSKDAAYLTAGGVHPNDHVNMGQSSNDTFPTAMNLAAGIAIKNQLLPAITRMKNDLERKAAAWDHIVKIGRTHLQDATPIRLGQEFSGYAAQMAHAEERLHRVLHVIGELAIGGTAVGTGINTHPRFAGLVAAELTRVTGVHFREATNHFEAQHTRDAIVGASANLRTIAVSITKIANDIRWLGSGPRCGIGELKIPAVQPGSSIMPGKVNPVICEAAIMACCQVIGNDTAIMVGGLGGVGSLLDLNVAMPMMIANLLDSISLLANTANVFTSNLLEGLEPDQARCASLIEGSLAMCTSLVPVIGYDKSAALAYQAYREGKTVRQLALEQKLLPEAELARLLDPMTMTRPSED; from the coding sequence ATGGGCGAAATGCCCGTCCCCGCCGACGTCCTCTACGGCGCATCCACACAACGCGCAGTCCTCAACTTCCCAATCTCAGGCCGCCCCGTTCCGCCACAACTCATTCAGGCATACGCGATCCTCAAGTCCGCATGCGCACACGCCAACGAAAAACTCGGCAAACTCGATCCTGATCGCACAAATGCCATCGCCCAGGCATGCAATCAGATCCACAACGCCCTCCCCGATCATGGCGGCCTCGCAATGCACTTCCCCATCGACATCTTCCAGACCGGTTCCGGCACAAGCACCAACATGAACCTCAACGAGGTCATCGCAAACCTCGTCTGCATCGCACGCAACAAACCAATCGGCTCCTCCAAAGACGCCGCATACCTCACCGCAGGCGGCGTCCACCCAAACGATCACGTCAACATGGGTCAGTCCTCCAACGACACCTTCCCGACCGCAATGAACCTCGCCGCCGGCATCGCAATCAAGAATCAACTCCTCCCCGCCATCACCCGCATGAAAAACGATCTCGAACGCAAAGCCGCCGCGTGGGATCACATCGTCAAGATCGGCCGCACACACCTACAGGACGCAACCCCAATCCGCCTCGGGCAGGAATTCTCAGGCTACGCCGCACAAATGGCACACGCCGAAGAACGACTCCACCGCGTCCTCCACGTCATCGGCGAACTCGCAATCGGAGGCACCGCCGTCGGCACCGGCATCAACACCCACCCACGCTTCGCAGGCCTCGTCGCCGCAGAACTCACCCGCGTCACCGGCGTTCACTTCCGCGAAGCAACCAACCACTTCGAAGCACAACACACCCGCGACGCCATCGTCGGCGCAAGCGCAAACCTCCGCACCATCGCCGTCAGCATCACCAAAATCGCAAACGACATCCGCTGGCTCGGGTCCGGGCCACGCTGCGGCATCGGAGAACTCAAAATCCCCGCCGTCCAGCCCGGCTCGTCCATCATGCCCGGCAAGGTCAACCCCGTCATCTGCGAAGCCGCCATCATGGCTTGTTGCCAGGTCATCGGCAACGACACCGCAATCATGGTCGGAGGCCTCGGAGGCGTCGGATCACTCCTCGACCTCAACGTCGCAATGCCAATGATGATCGCAAACCTCCTCGACTCCATCTCCCTCCTCGCAAACACCGCAAACGTCTTCACCTCAAACCTGCTCGAAGGCCTCGAACCCGACCAGGCACGCTGCGCTTCCCTCATCGAAGGCAGCCTCGCCATGTGCACCAGCCTCGTTCCCGTCATCGGCTACGACAAATCCGCCGCACTCGCCTATCAGGCATACCGCGAAGGCAAGACCGTTCGTCAACTCGCCCTCGAACAGAAACTTCTCCCCGAAGCCGAACTCGCACGCCTCCTCGATCCAATGACCATGACGCGCCCATCCGAAGATTGA